Proteins encoded together in one Pantoea sp. CCBC3-3-1 window:
- a CDS encoding FAD-binding oxidoreductase, which yields MKLESFWQATAPTFTGAATGDLPTHADVVVIGGGFTGISAALNLARSGLKVVVLEAEAVMSQASARNGGHCNTGVSQNFAALVASQGVEQASRYYRAFASAVDYVQSLVSDEQIDCDFIRCGKIKLASKASHFAGLKATYEALRTHVDREVELVGADEVRSEVDSAAFHGGLIQKRGGQMHMGKFGIGLAQAAARSGAEIYEHTPVTRLTRVNGYQHRVCTDKGEILAEKVLMATGCSNTGPFDWFQRRIIPVGSFIVVTQPLPPAQLQALIPHNRTCVTSMNIGNYFRTTADHRLVFGGRARFAISSPTSDARSGKILQAGMSKIFPTLAESRIDYCWGGLVDMTADRLPHAGEHEGVFYSLGYSGHGTQMSVWMGRVMADLLAEKSAENPWQRESWPAVPGYFGKPWFLPVAGLWYKTLDRIS from the coding sequence ATGAAACTCGAATCTTTCTGGCAGGCGACGGCACCCACGTTTACCGGTGCGGCAACAGGCGATCTGCCTACTCACGCCGATGTGGTGGTGATTGGCGGCGGCTTCACCGGTATCTCGGCGGCGCTGAATCTGGCGCGCAGCGGGCTGAAAGTGGTGGTGCTGGAAGCCGAAGCGGTAATGAGCCAGGCTTCGGCACGCAACGGCGGCCACTGTAATACCGGGGTGTCGCAGAACTTTGCCGCGCTGGTGGCAAGCCAGGGCGTGGAGCAGGCCAGCCGCTACTATCGTGCTTTCGCCAGCGCGGTCGATTATGTGCAAAGTCTGGTGAGCGATGAGCAGATTGACTGCGATTTTATTCGCTGCGGCAAAATCAAGCTTGCCAGTAAAGCCTCGCATTTTGCCGGACTGAAGGCGACGTATGAGGCTTTACGCACCCATGTGGACCGCGAGGTGGAGCTGGTCGGCGCGGATGAGGTTCGTAGTGAAGTCGACTCTGCTGCTTTTCACGGTGGGCTGATCCAGAAGCGCGGCGGTCAAATGCATATGGGTAAATTTGGTATCGGGCTGGCGCAGGCCGCCGCGCGCAGCGGTGCCGAAATCTATGAACACACGCCAGTCACCCGCCTGACGCGGGTAAACGGCTACCAGCATCGTGTCTGCACCGATAAAGGCGAGATCCTCGCTGAAAAAGTGCTGATGGCGACGGGCTGCTCCAACACAGGGCCGTTCGACTGGTTCCAGCGCCGCATTATTCCGGTAGGCAGTTTTATTGTGGTCACGCAGCCGCTGCCGCCAGCGCAGCTACAAGCGCTGATCCCCCATAACCGCACCTGCGTCACCTCGATGAATATCGGCAACTATTTCCGCACCACTGCCGATCATCGTCTGGTCTTTGGCGGCCGGGCGCGATTCGCCATCAGCAGCCCCACTTCCGATGCCCGCAGCGGCAAAATTTTGCAGGCAGGCATGAGCAAAATTTTCCCAACCCTTGCTGAATCGCGTATCGATTATTGCTGGGGCGGGCTGGTGGATATGACGGCGGATCGTCTGCCGCACGCCGGCGAGCATGAAGGGGTGTTCTACTCCCTGGGCTACAGCGGCCATGGCACGCAGATGTCGGTCTGGATGGGCCGGGTGATGGCCGATCTGCTAGCGGAAAAAAGCGCTGAAAATCCCTGGCAGCGCGAAAGCTGGCCTGCCGTACCTGGCTACTTTGGCAAACCCTGGTTTTTACCCGTTGCCGGCCTCTGGTACAAAACGCTGGACCGGATCTCCTGA
- a CDS encoding aldehyde dehydrogenase → MLSFDPDKVALPAGHYILGELRTDSGALFSVKRPSDGSHAGELAEASAALVDEAVTTADRAARESGWSSCPPRQRGAILKRWADLIATDSQLPLLEALGSTRPIHDVTAHEIPFTAEAIRFYAECADKYSGDVLPTRDASLGMLVAEPYGVIGAITPWNFPLSMASWKCGPALAAGNAVVLKPSELTPYSTVRLAELAVQAGLPAGVLNIVQGSGAVTGSALVAHPLVRKVSFTGSTQTGARIMSDAAHNGMKPVTLELGGKSPQLVFDDAGDAADVAARILRGFTANGGQACVAGTRLVVQRGIADALISELIAGCQGFRPGLTWDENSRYAPLIDRRQASKVEQVIAAAVRQGGEILVGGKRFADTGDGHFWQPTLLANVSPDSPAVQEEIFGPVLTVQIFDDEAEGLALASHPTYGLCAGVHTKNIDRALRAMRGIAAGTVWINRYGRSGDFIIPTGGFQGSGIGKDLGRQAFEACQRYKSVLIDF, encoded by the coding sequence ATGTTAAGTTTCGATCCTGATAAAGTTGCTTTACCTGCTGGTCACTACATTTTGGGTGAACTGCGTACCGATTCGGGCGCGCTGTTTAGCGTAAAGCGGCCTTCAGATGGCAGCCATGCGGGCGAGCTGGCGGAAGCCAGTGCCGCGCTGGTCGACGAAGCGGTAACTACAGCCGATCGGGCAGCCAGAGAGAGCGGCTGGAGCAGCTGCCCGCCACGGCAGCGTGGCGCAATCCTGAAACGCTGGGCCGATCTTATTGCAACCGACAGCCAGCTTCCGCTGCTTGAAGCGTTGGGATCCACGCGTCCGATTCATGACGTAACTGCCCATGAAATCCCGTTTACTGCCGAAGCGATCCGTTTTTATGCCGAATGTGCAGATAAATATAGCGGCGATGTGTTACCAACTCGTGACGCCAGCTTAGGGATGCTGGTGGCTGAACCTTACGGCGTGATTGGCGCGATAACGCCGTGGAATTTCCCGCTGTCGATGGCCTCATGGAAATGTGGCCCGGCGCTGGCAGCAGGAAATGCCGTGGTGCTCAAACCCTCGGAGCTGACGCCTTATTCCACCGTGCGTCTGGCTGAACTGGCGGTACAGGCTGGACTGCCGGCGGGCGTGCTGAACATCGTGCAGGGTAGCGGCGCGGTGACCGGTAGCGCCCTCGTTGCCCATCCTTTAGTGCGCAAAGTCTCTTTTACCGGATCGACACAGACCGGCGCCCGAATTATGAGCGACGCGGCCCATAACGGCATGAAGCCGGTGACGCTTGAGCTGGGCGGTAAAAGTCCGCAGCTGGTATTTGATGATGCCGGCGATGCGGCTGATGTTGCCGCGCGTATCCTGCGGGGCTTCACCGCCAACGGCGGTCAGGCGTGCGTGGCAGGCACCAGACTGGTGGTACAGCGCGGCATCGCCGATGCGTTAATCAGCGAGCTGATTGCCGGCTGTCAGGGCTTTCGTCCCGGTCTGACCTGGGATGAAAACAGCCGCTATGCGCCGCTGATTGACCGCCGTCAGGCCAGCAAAGTCGAGCAGGTTATTGCTGCGGCCGTTCGCCAGGGCGGCGAGATCCTGGTGGGCGGCAAGCGCTTTGCCGATACCGGTGACGGCCACTTCTGGCAGCCTACGCTGCTGGCGAACGTCTCGCCGGACAGCCCTGCGGTGCAGGAAGAAATTTTTGGACCGGTGCTGACCGTGCAAATCTTCGATGACGAAGCAGAAGGGCTGGCGCTGGCTTCTCATCCTACTTACGGCCTGTGCGCCGGTGTTCATACCAAAAATATCGATCGCGCTTTACGTGCCATGCGCGGCATTGCAGCGGGTACCGTCTGGATCAACCGTTACGGCCGCTCGGGCGATTTCATCATTCCTACCGGCGGCTTTCAAGGTTCCGGTATCGGCAAAGACTTAGGCCGTCAGGCCTTTGAAGCCTGCCAGCGTTATAAAAGCGTACTTATCGACTTCTAA
- a CDS encoding NAD-dependent succinate-semialdehyde dehydrogenase, giving the protein MLTQRLNDPQLLKQQACFTGSWLGADNGETLPVINPASGEVLATIPALGAQETARAIEFADSVRHGWAKTPNAARAQLLEKWHQLILDNSDDLAAIMTAEQGKPLAEAKGEVLYGASFVKWFAEEARRIYGETIPAPASDRRILVIKQPVGIAAAITPWNFPIAMITRKVAPALAAGCPIIVKPSELTPLSALALMALAEKAGFPAGVLQVLTGLPQEIGATLTDSRKVRKISFTGSTRVGQLLMQQSAGSIKRLSLELGGNAPLIVFDDADLDIAIAGVMVSKFRNAGQTCVCANRILVQRGIYPRFVERLLAEVAKLRVGDGFSEGSTLGPLINAAAVSKVNAHIEDAVSLGASVLTGGISRAEGTFVAPTVLGDVTAEMRIAHEETFGPVAPLFVFDHEEEAIAMANETPYGLGAYFFTEDMRRAWRVGEALEFGMVGYNTGAISLEVAPFGGIKMSGIGREGSHHGIEEYLEIKAFHFGSL; this is encoded by the coding sequence ATGTTGACTCAACGCTTGAACGATCCGCAGTTGCTGAAACAGCAGGCCTGCTTTACGGGCAGCTGGCTCGGGGCAGATAACGGCGAAACGCTGCCGGTAATCAATCCTGCCAGCGGCGAAGTCCTGGCAACCATTCCGGCCCTGGGCGCACAGGAAACGGCGCGAGCCATTGAATTTGCTGATTCAGTACGACACGGCTGGGCAAAAACGCCCAATGCCGCGCGCGCGCAGCTGCTGGAAAAATGGCATCAGCTGATCCTCGATAACAGCGACGATCTGGCCGCGATAATGACTGCGGAACAGGGCAAGCCGCTGGCCGAAGCAAAAGGGGAAGTGCTGTACGGTGCCAGCTTTGTTAAATGGTTTGCCGAAGAAGCCCGGCGCATTTACGGTGAAACGATCCCGGCACCCGCCAGCGATCGCCGCATTCTGGTCATCAAGCAGCCGGTAGGGATTGCCGCAGCCATCACGCCGTGGAATTTTCCGATTGCGATGATCACCCGAAAAGTTGCGCCAGCGCTGGCGGCAGGCTGCCCCATCATCGTCAAGCCTTCAGAACTGACGCCGCTGTCGGCGCTGGCGCTGATGGCACTGGCGGAAAAAGCGGGCTTCCCGGCTGGCGTGCTGCAAGTTCTCACCGGGCTGCCGCAGGAAATTGGCGCTACGCTGACCGACAGCCGTAAAGTGCGTAAAATTTCCTTCACCGGTTCGACCCGCGTCGGCCAACTGCTGATGCAGCAGAGTGCCGGGAGTATTAAACGCCTCAGCCTGGAGCTGGGCGGTAACGCGCCGCTGATCGTCTTTGATGACGCCGATCTGGATATCGCCATTGCCGGTGTCATGGTCAGTAAATTCCGCAACGCCGGGCAAACGTGCGTCTGTGCCAACCGCATTCTTGTGCAGCGCGGCATCTATCCTCGCTTTGTCGAACGGTTATTAGCGGAAGTCGCGAAGCTGAGAGTGGGTGACGGCTTTAGCGAAGGAAGCACGCTAGGCCCATTAATCAACGCGGCGGCAGTCAGTAAAGTGAATGCGCATATCGAAGATGCTGTCAGCCTTGGCGCAAGCGTGCTGACCGGCGGCATCAGTCGCGCAGAGGGCACGTTTGTTGCGCCGACGGTGCTGGGCGACGTGACCGCTGAAATGCGTATTGCCCATGAGGAAACCTTTGGCCCGGTCGCGCCGCTGTTTGTCTTCGACCACGAAGAAGAAGCCATTGCGATGGCAAACGAAACGCCTTATGGCCTCGGCGCCTACTTCTTCACGGAAGATATGCGCCGGGCGTGGCGTGTGGGTGAAGCGCTGGAGTTTGGCATGGTCGGCTATAATACGGGCGCCATTTCGCTGGAGGTTGCACCCTTCGGTGGGATTAAAATGTCCGGTATCGGTCGTGAAGGATCCCATCACGGCATTGAAGAATATCTGGAAATTAAAGCGTTCCACTTCGGCAGTCTGTAA
- a CDS encoding sugar ABC transporter ATP-binding protein — protein sequence MVAYALEAEGISKFFPGVKALNNVSLRVKAGTVHALMGENGAGKSTLMKCLIGIYRPDEGKIRVKGEAVQFQDTLDALRSGISMIHQELNLVPYMTVAENIWLGREPMKYGFVDHGKLNKLTRDLLSKLNIRLKPEQQVGDLSIAAQQMVEIAKAVSWNADVVIMDEPTSALTETEVSHLFAIIRDLREQGKAIIYISHKMDEIFTITDEVSVFRDGAWVASNTTESYTRQSLITQMVGRELTQLFPKFNNDIGEDVLTVRNLHRKDVFHDINFSVRRGEILGVAGLVGAGRSEVMESLFGMTSLDGGEILIDGVPVNIDSPSTAIEKGLAFLTEDRKKSGLFLVLSVMENMSIVNMPEYSSKAGFVSHMQMAKDCMEQIRRLNIKTPTMDQIINNLSGGNQQKVLIARWLLAQPKVLILDEPTRGIDVGAKAEIYRLISELANRGVAIIMVSSELPEILGMSDRVMVMHGGRITGILNKEEADQETILSLASE from the coding sequence ATGGTCGCATATGCGCTGGAAGCCGAAGGGATCAGCAAGTTTTTCCCGGGCGTAAAAGCCTTAAATAATGTCTCTCTGCGCGTTAAGGCGGGCACAGTCCACGCATTGATGGGTGAGAACGGGGCGGGGAAATCGACGCTGATGAAATGCCTTATTGGGATTTATCGACCCGATGAGGGCAAGATCCGGGTTAAAGGTGAGGCGGTGCAGTTTCAGGACACGCTGGATGCGCTACGTTCCGGGATCTCAATGATCCATCAGGAACTCAACCTGGTGCCTTATATGACCGTGGCCGAAAACATCTGGCTGGGCCGCGAGCCGATGAAATACGGTTTCGTCGACCACGGAAAGCTGAACAAGCTAACGCGTGATTTGCTAAGTAAGCTGAATATCCGCCTGAAGCCCGAACAGCAGGTGGGAGATTTAAGTATTGCGGCACAGCAGATGGTCGAAATCGCCAAAGCGGTCTCGTGGAATGCGGATGTGGTGATTATGGATGAACCGACTTCAGCGCTGACCGAAACAGAAGTCTCGCATCTGTTCGCCATCATTCGCGATTTACGTGAGCAGGGCAAAGCCATCATCTATATCAGCCACAAAATGGATGAGATTTTTACTATCACCGACGAAGTAAGCGTTTTTCGCGATGGTGCATGGGTGGCCAGCAATACCACCGAAAGCTATACCCGCCAGTCGTTAATCACCCAAATGGTGGGACGCGAGCTGACCCAGCTGTTCCCAAAATTCAATAATGATATCGGTGAAGATGTCCTGACCGTACGCAACCTGCATCGCAAAGATGTTTTTCATGACATCAACTTCAGCGTTCGCAGAGGAGAAATCCTCGGCGTTGCCGGCCTGGTTGGCGCGGGACGCAGTGAAGTGATGGAAAGCCTGTTTGGCATGACCAGCCTGGACGGCGGCGAAATCCTGATTGATGGCGTGCCGGTTAACATCGATTCTCCTTCAACGGCAATTGAAAAGGGGCTGGCGTTTCTTACCGAAGATCGCAAGAAGTCCGGGCTGTTTCTGGTGCTGTCGGTAATGGAAAACATGAGCATCGTCAACATGCCGGAATACAGCAGCAAAGCGGGCTTCGTCAGCCATATGCAGATGGCGAAAGATTGCATGGAGCAGATCCGCCGGCTGAATATTAAAACGCCCACGATGGATCAAATTATCAATAACCTCAGCGGCGGCAACCAGCAAAAAGTGTTGATTGCCCGCTGGCTGCTGGCTCAGCCAAAAGTCCTGATTCTGGATGAGCCAACGCGCGGTATCGATGTGGGTGCCAAAGCGGAAATTTACCGACTGATTAGCGAACTGGCGAACCGCGGTGTCGCCATCATTATGGTCTCTTCAGAGCTGCCTGAAATTCTGGGCATGAGTGACCGGGTGATGGTGATGCACGGCGGTCGCATCACCGGCATCCTCAATAAAGAAGAAGCCGATCAGGAAACCATACTGTCGTTGGCATCCGAATAA
- a CDS encoding type II toxin-antitoxin system VapC family toxin, which translates to MELLLDTNILLFMAFAPERLNADVTDYLEDTENTLCFSAASIWEIVIKRALNKPDFSVNPAELRNGLFAAGLIEIAVKSEHALLVADLPEKLHKDPFDRLLVATAKHGRMPLVTNDSKLIASADDYITLVSNR; encoded by the coding sequence ATGGAACTACTACTGGATACTAACATCTTGTTGTTTATGGCTTTTGCGCCTGAAAGGCTCAATGCGGATGTCACTGATTATCTGGAAGATACTGAAAACACTCTCTGTTTCAGCGCGGCCAGTATCTGGGAGATAGTGATTAAGCGTGCGCTAAACAAGCCTGATTTTTCAGTGAATCCTGCCGAGCTAAGAAACGGATTGTTTGCGGCTGGGCTGATAGAGATAGCGGTAAAAAGCGAACATGCCTTACTGGTCGCCGATCTGCCAGAAAAGCTGCATAAAGATCCCTTTGACCGATTGCTGGTCGCGACGGCAAAGCACGGCCGAATGCCGCTGGTCACTAACGACAGCAAACTTATTGCGTCCGCAGACGACTACATCACCCTTGTTTCAAACCGCTGA
- a CDS encoding haloacid dehalogenase type II → MAVFKPKFITFDCYGTLINFDMAGAAASRFAGRVSPEKMAAFVTDFARYRMDEVLGAFKLYPQVVGDALYRTCNKWGVECTAADCEAIMSACATWGPHPDVPAGLAKVAKEFPLVLLTNSTDELIKNHVPRLGAPIHMTITAEEVGAYKPQMKGFEYMLSKLNCGPEEILHVSSSLRYDLMTAHDLGITHKVFVNRGHDSGNPYYGYTEINDIGGLAAVVGL, encoded by the coding sequence ATGGCTGTGTTTAAACCGAAATTTATTACCTTCGACTGTTACGGCACCTTGATCAACTTCGACATGGCCGGAGCGGCCGCCAGCCGCTTCGCCGGGCGGGTCAGCCCGGAAAAAATGGCGGCGTTTGTCACCGATTTTGCCCGCTATCGCATGGATGAAGTGCTGGGCGCGTTCAAACTTTATCCTCAGGTGGTGGGCGATGCGCTGTACCGCACCTGCAATAAGTGGGGCGTGGAATGCACTGCCGCAGACTGTGAGGCGATCATGAGCGCCTGCGCAACCTGGGGACCGCATCCTGACGTACCTGCCGGTCTGGCAAAAGTGGCGAAGGAATTTCCGCTGGTGCTGCTGACCAACTCCACTGACGAGCTGATCAAAAACCATGTGCCGCGTCTTGGCGCGCCCATCCATATGACCATCACTGCCGAAGAAGTGGGTGCCTACAAACCACAGATGAAAGGCTTTGAATATATGCTCAGCAAGCTCAACTGCGGGCCGGAAGAGATCCTCCATGTTTCCAGCAGCCTGCGCTACGACCTGATGACCGCACACGATCTGGGCATTACGCACAAGGTCTTCGTCAACCGTGGACACGATTCGGGTAATCCGTATTACGGCTACACCGAAATCAACGACATTGGCGGCCTTGCGGCAGTCGTAGGTTTGTAA
- a CDS encoding ABC transporter permease produces the protein MNTERQPSASFISSLKGKLPKDTGIFLVMIGIALIFEGFGWYVRDQSFLMNPNRLVLIILQVAIIGIIAVGVTQVIITTGIDLSSGSVIALAAVVAASLAQTSDSLSPMFPSLVNMPAVVPIVAGIGVGFLCGVVNGVLITKTGIPPFIATLGMMVSARGLAQYYTQGNPISFLSDSFTAIGQGAMPVIIFLVVAVIFHIALKHTRYGKYVYAIGGNMTSAKVSGINVNKYLVIVYTIAGGLSGLAGVVLAARVSSGQSSMGMSYELDAIAATVIGGSSLMGGVGRITGTLIGAAILGLIKSGFTFVGVDAYVQDIIKGIIIVSAVSIDMYRNRKKR, from the coding sequence ATGAATACTGAGCGGCAGCCCTCGGCTTCTTTTATCAGCAGTCTGAAAGGTAAATTGCCAAAAGATACCGGCATTTTTCTGGTGATGATCGGCATCGCGCTGATTTTTGAAGGATTTGGCTGGTACGTTCGCGACCAGTCGTTCCTGATGAATCCTAATCGGCTGGTACTGATTATCTTACAGGTGGCCATTATCGGCATTATTGCCGTTGGAGTGACGCAGGTCATTATCACCACCGGCATCGACCTTTCTTCAGGCTCGGTGATTGCTTTAGCGGCGGTAGTGGCCGCCAGCCTGGCGCAGACCTCCGACAGTCTGTCGCCGATGTTTCCCTCGCTGGTCAATATGCCTGCCGTTGTACCGATAGTCGCGGGCATTGGGGTTGGCTTCCTCTGTGGTGTAGTGAACGGCGTATTAATTACTAAAACCGGTATTCCCCCCTTTATTGCTACGCTGGGCATGATGGTCTCGGCCCGCGGCCTGGCGCAGTACTATACGCAGGGCAATCCCATCAGCTTTCTCTCCGACAGCTTTACGGCCATTGGTCAGGGGGCGATGCCGGTTATCATCTTCCTGGTGGTTGCGGTGATCTTTCATATCGCGCTCAAACATACCCGCTACGGTAAATATGTTTACGCCATTGGCGGCAACATGACCTCGGCGAAAGTCTCCGGTATTAACGTCAATAAATACCTGGTGATCGTCTATACCATTGCAGGCGGCCTGTCCGGGCTGGCCGGCGTGGTGCTGGCAGCGCGCGTCAGTAGCGGACAGTCCAGCATGGGTATGTCGTACGAACTGGATGCCATTGCCGCAACGGTGATTGGCGGCAGCAGTTTAATGGGGGGCGTAGGGCGGATTACCGGAACGCTGATCGGCGCAGCGATTTTAGGGCTGATCAAAAGCGGGTTCACCTTTGTGGGTGTAGACGCTTACGTGCAGGACATTATCAAAGGCATCATCATTGTCAGCGCCGTTTCAATCGATATGTACCGCAACCGTAAAAAACGCTGA
- the cbl gene encoding HTH-type transcriptional regulator Cbl, translating to MNFQQLKIIREAARCEFNLTEVANALFTSQSGVSRHIRDLEDELGVEIFIRRGKRLLGMTEPGKALLNIAERILDEAGKVRRLADVFTNESSGVLTIATTHTQARYSLPKVIKAFRALYPNVRLELNQGSPQEIVSMLVAGEADIGIASEQVVNNPSLAAFPWFSWHHALLVPKGHELEQEQPVSLAALSRYPLITYRQGITGRSRVDRAFHAAGLTPDIVLSAQDSDVVKTYVELGLGVGVLADQACQLDEHSSLTRLEAKHLFESNTVWLGLKRGQLQRNYVWQFLELCNANLSLEEIKRQALSVNDVPEPVIDFQI from the coding sequence GTGAATTTTCAGCAACTTAAGATCATCAGGGAAGCGGCACGCTGCGAGTTTAATCTTACCGAAGTGGCGAATGCGCTGTTCACCTCCCAATCCGGGGTCAGTCGCCATATACGCGATCTGGAAGATGAACTGGGCGTGGAGATCTTTATCCGCCGCGGTAAGCGTCTGCTCGGTATGACCGAACCCGGTAAAGCGCTGTTGAATATTGCCGAACGCATTCTCGATGAAGCAGGGAAGGTCCGTCGCCTGGCCGACGTGTTCACCAATGAATCCAGTGGGGTGCTGACTATCGCCACCACGCACACTCAGGCACGCTACAGCCTGCCGAAAGTGATCAAGGCTTTTCGCGCGCTCTATCCCAACGTTCGCCTTGAATTAAATCAGGGCTCGCCGCAGGAAATCGTCTCCATGCTGGTGGCCGGGGAAGCCGATATCGGGATTGCCAGCGAGCAGGTAGTTAATAACCCTTCTCTTGCTGCTTTCCCCTGGTTCAGCTGGCATCATGCGCTGCTGGTGCCAAAGGGACACGAACTGGAGCAGGAACAGCCTGTTTCACTGGCTGCACTGAGCCGCTATCCGTTGATTACCTACCGCCAGGGCATTACCGGCCGTTCGCGTGTTGACCGGGCATTTCATGCGGCGGGACTGACGCCAGATATCGTGCTGAGCGCTCAGGATTCTGACGTGGTAAAAACGTACGTCGAGCTTGGGCTGGGCGTGGGCGTACTGGCCGATCAGGCCTGCCAGCTGGATGAGCACTCTTCCCTGACCAGACTGGAAGCCAAACACCTGTTTGAATCCAACACCGTCTGGCTGGGACTGAAGCGCGGGCAGCTGCAACGCAACTACGTTTGGCAATTCCTTGAACTCTGTAACGCTAATCTTTCGCTGGAAGAGATTAAACGCCAGGCGCTGTCAGTAAACGATGTGCCTGAACCGGTTATCGACTTCCAGATCTGA
- the nac gene encoding nitrogen assimilation transcriptional regulator NAC — MNLRRLKYFVKIVDIGSLTQAAEVLHIAQPALSQQVATLENELDQQLLIRTKRGVTPTEAGKILYAHARTILRQCEQAQTAVINAGQALNGQVSIGLAPGTAASSLTMPLLHTVREQFPDILVYLHENSGTSLNEKVMNGQLDMAVLYDRAPTAGITSTPLMKEELYLVGASDCPGQNVDLADVAAMNLFLPRDYSAVRKRVDEAFSLRRLSARIIGEIESIATLTAAVSSGMGVTVLPESAARALVSSTNAWMARINSPTLNLPLSLNVSARLPLSPSAQAVKNILLSLLNKPMVEDRELMLVS, encoded by the coding sequence ATGAACTTAAGACGACTGAAGTATTTTGTAAAAATCGTCGATATCGGCAGCCTGACTCAGGCAGCAGAAGTGCTGCATATTGCACAGCCTGCACTCAGTCAGCAGGTCGCGACGCTGGAGAATGAACTGGACCAGCAACTGCTGATCCGTACCAAGCGTGGCGTGACTCCAACGGAAGCCGGCAAAATTCTTTATGCTCATGCCCGTACCATTTTACGGCAGTGTGAACAGGCACAAACGGCAGTCATTAATGCAGGCCAGGCGCTGAATGGACAGGTCTCTATCGGGCTGGCTCCCGGCACGGCAGCCTCATCGCTTACCATGCCGTTGCTGCACACCGTACGTGAACAGTTTCCAGATATCCTGGTTTATCTACACGAAAACAGCGGCACATCACTAAACGAAAAAGTGATGAATGGCCAGCTTGATATGGCTGTGCTTTACGACCGGGCGCCAACGGCAGGGATCACCAGCACGCCGCTGATGAAAGAGGAACTTTATCTGGTTGGTGCCAGCGACTGCCCGGGACAAAATGTTGATCTGGCCGATGTGGCAGCCATGAACCTGTTCCTGCCGCGTGACTACAGCGCAGTGCGTAAGCGCGTCGACGAGGCATTTTCCTTGCGCCGCCTTAGCGCCCGAATCATCGGTGAAATTGAGTCTATCGCAACGCTAACCGCCGCCGTCTCCAGCGGAATGGGCGTGACCGTTCTGCCTGAGTCAGCCGCCCGCGCGCTGGTCAGTTCTACCAACGCCTGGATGGCGCGCATTAACAGTCCGACGCTGAATCTGCCGCTGTCGCTAAACGTCTCCGCCCGCCTGCCTCTTTCTCCATCGGCCCAGGCCGTAAAAAATATTCTGCTGTCGCTGCTGAACAAGCCGATGGTTGAAGATCGCGAACTGATGTTAGTGAGCTAA
- a CDS encoding type II toxin-antitoxin system Phd/YefM family antitoxin, with amino-acid sequence MFNSQCESIMEKINIYDAKTHLSRLVQEVARTGEPVVIAKNGQALVKIVAYREEKPKRQLGFLKGKGSIPDNFDEMDCPEIQDAFEGKYS; translated from the coding sequence ATGTTCAATTCGCAGTGCGAGAGTATTATGGAAAAAATTAACATCTATGACGCCAAAACCCACCTCTCCAGGCTTGTGCAGGAGGTTGCCCGCACAGGTGAACCTGTCGTCATTGCAAAAAATGGCCAGGCGTTAGTAAAAATCGTTGCCTACAGGGAAGAGAAGCCTAAACGCCAGCTGGGTTTTCTTAAGGGTAAAGGCAGCATTCCGGACAATTTTGATGAGATGGATTGCCCAGAGATTCAGGATGCATTTGAGGGAAAATATTCGTAA